In Fibrobacter sp. UBA4297, the following proteins share a genomic window:
- the mnmA gene encoding tRNA 2-thiouridine(34) synthase MnmA, which yields MSKTRVAVGMSGGVDSSVAALLLQQQGYEVVGVTLRVLPDVDGAFDVENDPGVVRAKMIAEKLGIEHHVANCSDAFTGEVLKRCHADFSQARTPNPCCYCNRFIKFGWMMDYAKSLGAEFLATGHYVRIEEVDGVRRLLRGRDPGKDQSYFLFWVPDERRNHVLTPLGTYVKSEVREIAEQNGFVNAKTGDSQDICFDIYGSQYTEFLKDRFGEMTRPGRFVDEKGKVWNTHNGFHKYTVGQRKGLGVAIGVPAFVKHVDPETGDILVTGDKSSVCFDRVEMVNCEWHGGAREVGTTFRAEGMVRYRQRAVGCEITIVDTNKAVAVFDEPLFAVTPGQCAVFYDGDMVLGGGQIV from the coding sequence ATGTCTAAAACTAGAGTCGCAGTCGGCATGAGTGGTGGCGTGGATTCGTCTGTGGCCGCTCTTCTTTTGCAACAGCAGGGTTACGAAGTCGTGGGCGTGACGCTCCGCGTTTTGCCCGATGTCGACGGCGCCTTCGATGTTGAAAATGATCCGGGTGTAGTCCGTGCGAAGATGATTGCCGAAAAGCTTGGCATCGAGCATCATGTGGCGAACTGCTCCGATGCTTTTACGGGTGAAGTTTTGAAACGCTGCCATGCGGATTTTTCGCAGGCGCGTACGCCGAATCCTTGCTGCTATTGCAATCGTTTTATCAAGTTCGGCTGGATGATGGATTACGCCAAATCGCTCGGCGCGGAATTCTTGGCGACAGGGCATTATGTGCGCATCGAAGAAGTGGATGGTGTGCGCAGGCTTTTGCGCGGTCGCGATCCGGGCAAGGACCAGAGCTATTTTTTGTTCTGGGTTCCCGATGAACGTCGCAATCACGTGCTTACGCCGCTTGGAACGTACGTGAAAAGCGAAGTGCGCGAAATCGCCGAACAGAACGGCTTTGTGAATGCCAAGACGGGCGACAGCCAGGACATTTGCTTTGACATTTACGGTTCGCAGTACACTGAATTTTTGAAAGATCGCTTTGGCGAAATGACGCGCCCGGGCCGCTTTGTGGATGAAAAGGGCAAGGTGTGGAATACGCACAATGGGTTCCATAAGTACACGGTCGGTCAGCGCAAAGGTCTGGGCGTGGCGATTGGCGTGCCTGCGTTCGTGAAGCATGTGGACCCCGAAACGGGTGACATTCTGGTGACGGGCGACAAGTCGTCGGTCTGTTTTGACCGCGTGGAAATGGTGAACTGCGAATGGCACGGCGGTGCGCGGGAGGTCGGGACGACGTTCCGCGCCGAAGGCATGGTGCGTTACCGCCAGCGGGCGGTGGGCTGCGAAATTACCATTGTCGATACAAATAAGGCGGTCGCTGTCTTTGACGAACCGCTCTTTGCTGTGACGCCCGGACAGTGCGCCGTCTTTTACGATGGCGACATGGTCCTCGGCGGCGGCCAGATTGTGTAA
- a CDS encoding tetratricopeptide repeat protein produces MKLNRIFLTIATALLIMATASAASEKCAGIDAGTKAYNENDFERAIDEWRTCVDEGIVNADLYYNLGNAYYRSGKLGFAIFYYKSALRLHPSDDDIQHNLNFAQTKTRDKEGDEEENPILEGLMNLHHAISLKSQMNISLVLFWAIALVILARRFVNGSRGKNICTGVVFGMSVILCTIGASALYKMYTLETDITGVVTASSADVTSAPSDKSQTLNTLSEGTSFEVIGEQGNFAEIRLGEKIRGFVKLSEVGIVK; encoded by the coding sequence ATGAAACTGAATAGAATTTTTTTGACAATCGCGACAGCTCTTTTAATCATGGCAACAGCAAGTGCTGCCTCCGAAAAATGCGCAGGCATTGACGCCGGCACCAAAGCATATAACGAAAACGACTTTGAACGAGCGATTGACGAATGGCGCACATGCGTTGACGAAGGCATCGTCAATGCAGACCTCTATTACAATCTGGGTAACGCCTACTACCGCAGCGGAAAACTCGGCTTTGCGATTTTCTACTACAAGTCCGCCCTACGTTTGCATCCAAGCGATGACGACATCCAGCACAACCTGAATTTCGCACAGACCAAGACCCGCGACAAGGAAGGCGACGAAGAAGAGAACCCGATTCTCGAAGGACTCATGAACTTGCACCATGCGATTTCGCTCAAGAGCCAGATGAACATTTCGCTCGTTCTCTTTTGGGCAATTGCACTCGTGATTCTCGCCCGCCGCTTCGTAAACGGCAGTCGCGGCAAGAACATCTGCACAGGCGTTGTATTCGGTATGAGCGTCATCCTCTGTACGATTGGAGCAAGCGCCCTCTACAAGATGTACACGCTTGAAACGGACATCACGGGCGTCGTAACAGCATCAAGCGCCGACGTGACAAGCGCCCCGAGCGACAAATCTCAAACGCTTAACACGCTTAGCGAAGGTACCAGCTTCGAAGTCATCGGCGAACAAGGCAACTTTGCCGAAATCCGCCTTGGCGAAAAAATCCGCGGATTCGTAAAGCTCAGCGAAGTCGGGATTGTGAAGTAA